A stretch of Linepithema humile isolate Giens D197 chromosome 3, Lhum_UNIL_v1.0, whole genome shotgun sequence DNA encodes these proteins:
- the LOC105670384 gene encoding uncharacterized protein isoform X5 — protein sequence MFLESNWTWLAERWGNMADLAERVDDLICSFDSAGETTMDTLSMLIFGWMLFGLVVLCVGKYVYNRFVLNELTVAAVASSSSTSSQLGKDGHHSESVVPASSSIVGRFFDKSKSVSPTSSAPSIARAATGSAGGGGGGTASVAGGGGGTASVASGGGGGGGTGVIAGARSPSPGGYVPPTPPVRKRLTRKTSGGLISPSRSSRALHLPTATGADAEAVRWVNELIVWLHHDLVILNELLAVWVASLNDFTASSTDEHGVGVEFVRVLPETNPPVLSNIFCECDSKNDVTITCDCEATPALQLKAFRQRGDKVEVNHYRVNVNRFRARLNVVCITEKLLVDLKCDGWPEVKISLAAVGTIKKDLDESQLQEVVTEIVVGALRGTNVHLNLSQYPTCPRLWREPPPQPGFSYPTHYDNVNVSNSMIHQSSHPRLQGHTAPSPAPMQYLPGERRLLVKVVRATDLGGQRGAFEPYCVVELDEPPQKNQTSIKKDTKNPLWDEAFLFDISHNTTEVLLEVFDRVNRSQRFLGLGIVGVEELLANPSQRQIIPLQARPYEEDDITGTLTVEFLFIEGAEVPQIGTKPYKVKEAIKPVSPTRSYSQQNVISSNSLNYNNGNSTLILYDSAAQSEGDYLTNGNVVDSPYKSGQTNGNKGTLIVHSQQRHGTKDVSATSGPESTPNSSNSEERGRTRRKRRDFFGTIKKRLSRSKTRSRSVGPEGEINHEDAHSRSISADRARDPGSEHLSVPEQSRRSSLSEASGISGTSTRTYVNEASTLVLETLENGIKKHYLVPLSLAQKSKWRKKGTKLHIFNDHTFIAKHMPGGTVCEVCKRTLARRLGKQGYECRDCQMKCHKHCHVKVERTCPTSTIQSIELTCIKAPPLERKPSMLLCSR from the exons atgtTTTTGGAATCCAATTGGACTTGGTTGGCAGAACGATGGGGCAATATGGCCGACCTGGCCGAGCGGGTGGACGATCTGATATGCAGTTTCGACTCGGCCGGTGAGACGACCATGGATACGCTGTCGATGCTGATATTCGGCTGGATGCTGTTCGGCCTGGTGGTGTTGTGCGTCGGCAAGTACGTCTACAATCGTTTCGTGCTAAACGAGCTcaccgtcgccgccgtcgccaGCTCCTCGTCCACGTCGTCGCAGCTTGGCAAGGACGGCCATCACAGCGAGAGTGTTGTGCCCGCGAGCAGTAGCATCGTCGGTAGATTCTTCGATAAGTCTAAATCAGTGTCACCGACGTCCTCGGCACCCTCGATCGCGAGGGCTGCTACCGGTAGCGcaggtggtggcggcggcggtacCGCCAGTGTTGCTGGTGGTGGCGGTGGTACCGCTAGTGTTGCaagtggtggtggtggtggtggtggtacCGGTGTGATAGCAGGTGCGAGATCACCGTCACCGGGTGGTTACGTGCCGCCCACGCCGCCGGTGAGGAAGCGCCTGACCAGGAAGACGTCCGGCGGTCTCATCAGCCCATCGCGCAGCTCCCGAGCGCTGCATCTGCCGACCGCGACCGGCGCCGATGCAGAGGCCGTGCGCTGGGTCAACGAACTCATTGTCTGGCTACACCACGACCTCGTCATCCTGAACGAGCTCCTAGCCGTCTGGGTGGCCTCTCTCAACGACTTTACCGCCAGCTCCACTGACGAG CACGGCGTCGGCGTCGAATTCGTCCGCGTTCTTCCGGAAACGAATCCGCCAGTCTTGTCGAATATCTTTTGCGAATGCGACTCGAAAAACGATGTG ACTATCACATGCGACTGCGAAGCCACTCCGGCTTTGCAATTGAAAGCATTTCGGCAACGAGGCGACAAGGTGGAGGTCAATCACTATCGGGTCAACGTCAATCGCTTCCGCGCTCGTCTCAATGTCGTTTGCATCACCGAGAAGCTGCTGGTGGATTTGAAATGCGACGGCTGGCCAGAG GTAAAGATTTCTCTGGCCGCGGTGGGCACAATAAAGAAAGACCTGGACGAGAGCCAATTGCAAGAAGTGGTGACGGAAATTGTGGTGGGTGCTTTGCGAGGCACCAACGTTCACCTCAATCTTTCCCAATATCCTACCTGTCCCCGATTATGGAGGGAGCCGCCTCCTCAGCCAGGATTCTCGTATCCTACGCATTACGACAATGTG AACGTCTCGAATTCGATGATACACCAATCTTCACATCCACGTCTTCAGGGACACACCGCGCCGTCGCCGGCACCAATGCAATATCTGCCTGGTGAGAGGCGGCTGCTCGTGAAGGTCGTAAGGGCTACCGATCTCGGCGGTCAGCGCGGAGCTTTCGAGCCCTACTGCGTGGTTGAATTGGATGAACCGCCGCAAAAAAATCAGACTTCCATAAAGAAAGATACTAAAAATCCACTGTGGGACGAGGCCTTCTTATT CGATATAAGTCACAACACAACCGAGGTGTTATTGGAAGTGTTTGACCGTGTGAATAGAAGCCAAAGATTTTTGGGACTTGGAATCGTGGGCGTCGAAGAACTGCTCGCGAATCCAAGCCAGCGGCAGATCATACCTCTTCAAGCGCGACCGTACGAGGAAGATGATATTACGGGTACCCTGACAGTGGAg TTTCTATTCATCGAGGGTGCGGAGGTGCCACAAATCGGGACCAAGCCTTATAAAGTCAAGGAAGCGATAAAGCCGGTCTCGCCGACTCGTTCCTACAGCCAGCAGAATGTCATCAGCAGCAATAGTCTGAATTACAACAATGGTAACAGTACACTTATCTTGTACGACTCTGCCGCGCAGTCGGAAGGGG ACTACTTAACAAACGGCAACGTCGTGGATTCACCGTACAAAAGTGGGCAAACGAACGGTAACAAGGGAACCTTGATTGTACACAGTCAGCAGAGG CACGGAACGAAAGATGTCAGCGCTACCTCGGGACCAGAGAGCACGCCTAATTCCTCTAATTCAGAAG AAAGAGGAAGGACTCGGAGGAAACGACGCGATTTCTTCGGTACTATAAAGAAGCGATTAAGTCGATCCAAGACGAGAAGTAGATCGGTAGGTCCCGAAGGAGAGATCAATCATGAGGATGCTCATTCGAGATCCATATCCGCCGATAGAGCTCGCGATCCCGGATCCG AGCATTTGTCGGTGCCAGAGCAATCGAGACGATCGAGTCTAAGTGAAGCCTCGGGTATAAGCGGAACATCCACGAGAACTTATGTCAATGAAGCCTCCACGCTCGTTCTGGAGACTTTGGAGAACGgtataaaaaa aCACTACCTCGTACCTCTTTCTCTCGCACAAAAGAGCAAATGGAGAAAAAAGGGCACAAAGTTGcacatatttaatgatcacACATTTATCGCCAAACACATGCCTGG AGGAACAGTCTGTGAGGTATGCAAGAGAACTCTCGCGCGAAGACTCGGCAAACAAGGCTACGAGTGCAGAGACTGTCAGATGAAGTGTCATAAGCATTGTCACGTGAAAGTCGAGAGAACGTGCCCCACGTCCACTATTCAAAGTATCGAGCT gacGTGCATCAAGGCGCCGCCACTCGAACGAAAGCCCTCTATGCTCCTCTGCTCGCGATAA
- the LOC105670384 gene encoding uncharacterized protein isoform X6 has protein sequence MFLESNWTWLAERWGNMADLAERVDDLICSFDSAGETTMDTLSMLIFGWMLFGLVVLCVGKYVYNRFVLNELTVAAVASSSSTSSQLGKDGHHSESVVPASSSIVGRFFDKSKSVSPTSSAPSIARAATGSAGGGGGGTASVAGGGGGTASVASGGGGGGGTGVIAGARSPSPGGYVPPTPPVRKRLTRKTSGGLISPSRSSRALHLPTATGADAEAVRWVNELIVWLHHDLVILNELLAVWVASLNDFTASSTDEHGVGVEFVRVLPETNPPVLSNIFCECDSKNDVTITCDCEATPALQLKAFRQRGDKVEVNHYRVNVNRFRARLNVVCITEKLLVDLKCDGWPEVKISLAAVGTIKKDLDESQLQEVVTEIVVGALRGTNVHLNLSQYPTCPRLWREPPPQPGFSYPTHYDNVNVSNSMIHQSSHPRLQGHTAPSPAPMQYLPGERRLLVKVVRATDLGGQRGAFEPYCVVELDEPPQKNQTSIKKDTKNPLWDEAFLFDISHNTTEVLLEVFDRVNRSQRFLGLGIVGVEELLANPSQRQIIPLQARPYEEDDITGTLTVEFLFIEGAEVPQIGTKPYKVKEAIKPVSPTRSYSQQNVISSNSLNYNNDYLTNGNVVDSPYKSGQTNGNKGTLIVHSQQRQPERQVVKHGTKDVSATSGPESTPNSSNSEERGRTRRKRRDFFGTIKKRLSRSKTRSRSVGPEGEINHEDAHSRSISADRARDPGSEHLSVPEQSRRSSLSEASGISGTSTRTYVNEASTLVLETLENGIKKHYLVPLSLAQKSKWRKKGTKLHIFNDHTFIAKHMPGGTVCEVCKRTLARRLGKQGYECRDCQMKCHKHCHVKVERTCPTSTIQSIELTCIKAPPLERKPSMLLCSR, from the exons atgtTTTTGGAATCCAATTGGACTTGGTTGGCAGAACGATGGGGCAATATGGCCGACCTGGCCGAGCGGGTGGACGATCTGATATGCAGTTTCGACTCGGCCGGTGAGACGACCATGGATACGCTGTCGATGCTGATATTCGGCTGGATGCTGTTCGGCCTGGTGGTGTTGTGCGTCGGCAAGTACGTCTACAATCGTTTCGTGCTAAACGAGCTcaccgtcgccgccgtcgccaGCTCCTCGTCCACGTCGTCGCAGCTTGGCAAGGACGGCCATCACAGCGAGAGTGTTGTGCCCGCGAGCAGTAGCATCGTCGGTAGATTCTTCGATAAGTCTAAATCAGTGTCACCGACGTCCTCGGCACCCTCGATCGCGAGGGCTGCTACCGGTAGCGcaggtggtggcggcggcggtacCGCCAGTGTTGCTGGTGGTGGCGGTGGTACCGCTAGTGTTGCaagtggtggtggtggtggtggtggtacCGGTGTGATAGCAGGTGCGAGATCACCGTCACCGGGTGGTTACGTGCCGCCCACGCCGCCGGTGAGGAAGCGCCTGACCAGGAAGACGTCCGGCGGTCTCATCAGCCCATCGCGCAGCTCCCGAGCGCTGCATCTGCCGACCGCGACCGGCGCCGATGCAGAGGCCGTGCGCTGGGTCAACGAACTCATTGTCTGGCTACACCACGACCTCGTCATCCTGAACGAGCTCCTAGCCGTCTGGGTGGCCTCTCTCAACGACTTTACCGCCAGCTCCACTGACGAG CACGGCGTCGGCGTCGAATTCGTCCGCGTTCTTCCGGAAACGAATCCGCCAGTCTTGTCGAATATCTTTTGCGAATGCGACTCGAAAAACGATGTG ACTATCACATGCGACTGCGAAGCCACTCCGGCTTTGCAATTGAAAGCATTTCGGCAACGAGGCGACAAGGTGGAGGTCAATCACTATCGGGTCAACGTCAATCGCTTCCGCGCTCGTCTCAATGTCGTTTGCATCACCGAGAAGCTGCTGGTGGATTTGAAATGCGACGGCTGGCCAGAG GTAAAGATTTCTCTGGCCGCGGTGGGCACAATAAAGAAAGACCTGGACGAGAGCCAATTGCAAGAAGTGGTGACGGAAATTGTGGTGGGTGCTTTGCGAGGCACCAACGTTCACCTCAATCTTTCCCAATATCCTACCTGTCCCCGATTATGGAGGGAGCCGCCTCCTCAGCCAGGATTCTCGTATCCTACGCATTACGACAATGTG AACGTCTCGAATTCGATGATACACCAATCTTCACATCCACGTCTTCAGGGACACACCGCGCCGTCGCCGGCACCAATGCAATATCTGCCTGGTGAGAGGCGGCTGCTCGTGAAGGTCGTAAGGGCTACCGATCTCGGCGGTCAGCGCGGAGCTTTCGAGCCCTACTGCGTGGTTGAATTGGATGAACCGCCGCAAAAAAATCAGACTTCCATAAAGAAAGATACTAAAAATCCACTGTGGGACGAGGCCTTCTTATT CGATATAAGTCACAACACAACCGAGGTGTTATTGGAAGTGTTTGACCGTGTGAATAGAAGCCAAAGATTTTTGGGACTTGGAATCGTGGGCGTCGAAGAACTGCTCGCGAATCCAAGCCAGCGGCAGATCATACCTCTTCAAGCGCGACCGTACGAGGAAGATGATATTACGGGTACCCTGACAGTGGAg TTTCTATTCATCGAGGGTGCGGAGGTGCCACAAATCGGGACCAAGCCTTATAAAGTCAAGGAAGCGATAAAGCCGGTCTCGCCGACTCGTTCCTACAGCCAGCAGAATGTCATCAGCAGCAATAGTCTGAATTACAACAATG ACTACTTAACAAACGGCAACGTCGTGGATTCACCGTACAAAAGTGGGCAAACGAACGGTAACAAGGGAACCTTGATTGTACACAGTCAGCAGAGG CAACCGGAGCGACAGGTCGTGAAG CACGGAACGAAAGATGTCAGCGCTACCTCGGGACCAGAGAGCACGCCTAATTCCTCTAATTCAGAAG AAAGAGGAAGGACTCGGAGGAAACGACGCGATTTCTTCGGTACTATAAAGAAGCGATTAAGTCGATCCAAGACGAGAAGTAGATCGGTAGGTCCCGAAGGAGAGATCAATCATGAGGATGCTCATTCGAGATCCATATCCGCCGATAGAGCTCGCGATCCCGGATCCG AGCATTTGTCGGTGCCAGAGCAATCGAGACGATCGAGTCTAAGTGAAGCCTCGGGTATAAGCGGAACATCCACGAGAACTTATGTCAATGAAGCCTCCACGCTCGTTCTGGAGACTTTGGAGAACGgtataaaaaa aCACTACCTCGTACCTCTTTCTCTCGCACAAAAGAGCAAATGGAGAAAAAAGGGCACAAAGTTGcacatatttaatgatcacACATTTATCGCCAAACACATGCCTGG AGGAACAGTCTGTGAGGTATGCAAGAGAACTCTCGCGCGAAGACTCGGCAAACAAGGCTACGAGTGCAGAGACTGTCAGATGAAGTGTCATAAGCATTGTCACGTGAAAGTCGAGAGAACGTGCCCCACGTCCACTATTCAAAGTATCGAGCT gacGTGCATCAAGGCGCCGCCACTCGAACGAAAGCCCTCTATGCTCCTCTGCTCGCGATAA
- the LOC105670384 gene encoding uncharacterized protein isoform X7, with protein MFLESNWTWLAERWGNMADLAERVDDLICSFDSAGETTMDTLSMLIFGWMLFGLVVLCVGKYVYNRFVLNELTVAAVASSSSTSSQLGKDGHHSESVVPASSSIVGRFFDKSKSVSPTSSAPSIARAATGSAGGGGGGTASVAGGGGGTASVASGGGGGGGTGVIAGARSPSPGGYVPPTPPVRKRLTRKTSGGLISPSRSSRALHLPTATGADAEAVRWVNELIVWLHHDLVILNELLAVWVASLNDFTASSTDEHGVGVEFVRVLPETNPPVLSNIFCECDSKNDVTITCDCEATPALQLKAFRQRGDKVEVNHYRVNVNRFRARLNVVCITEKLLVDLKCDGWPEVKISLAAVGTIKKDLDESQLQEVVTEIVVGALRGTNVHLNLSQYPTCPRLWREPPPQPGFSYPTHYDNVNVSNSMIHQSSHPRLQGHTAPSPAPMQYLPGERRLLVKVVRATDLGGQRGAFEPYCVVELDEPPQKNQTSIKKDTKNPLWDEAFLFDISHNTTEVLLEVFDRVNRSQRFLGLGIVGVEELLANPSQRQIIPLQARPYEEDDITGTLTVEFLFIEGAEVPQIGTKPYKVKEAIKPVSPTRSYSQQNVISSNSLNYNNDYLTNGNVVDSPYKSGQTNGNKGTLIVHSQQRHGTKDVSATSGPESTPNSSNSEERGRTRRKRRDFFGTIKKRLSRSKTRSRSVGPEGEINHEDAHSRSISADRARDPGSEHLSVPEQSRRSSLSEASGISGTSTRTYVNEASTLVLETLENGIKKHYLVPLSLAQKSKWRKKGTKLHIFNDHTFIAKHMPGGTVCEVCKRTLARRLGKQGYECRDCQMKCHKHCHVKVERTCPTSTIQSIELTCIKAPPLERKPSMLLCSR; from the exons atgtTTTTGGAATCCAATTGGACTTGGTTGGCAGAACGATGGGGCAATATGGCCGACCTGGCCGAGCGGGTGGACGATCTGATATGCAGTTTCGACTCGGCCGGTGAGACGACCATGGATACGCTGTCGATGCTGATATTCGGCTGGATGCTGTTCGGCCTGGTGGTGTTGTGCGTCGGCAAGTACGTCTACAATCGTTTCGTGCTAAACGAGCTcaccgtcgccgccgtcgccaGCTCCTCGTCCACGTCGTCGCAGCTTGGCAAGGACGGCCATCACAGCGAGAGTGTTGTGCCCGCGAGCAGTAGCATCGTCGGTAGATTCTTCGATAAGTCTAAATCAGTGTCACCGACGTCCTCGGCACCCTCGATCGCGAGGGCTGCTACCGGTAGCGcaggtggtggcggcggcggtacCGCCAGTGTTGCTGGTGGTGGCGGTGGTACCGCTAGTGTTGCaagtggtggtggtggtggtggtggtacCGGTGTGATAGCAGGTGCGAGATCACCGTCACCGGGTGGTTACGTGCCGCCCACGCCGCCGGTGAGGAAGCGCCTGACCAGGAAGACGTCCGGCGGTCTCATCAGCCCATCGCGCAGCTCCCGAGCGCTGCATCTGCCGACCGCGACCGGCGCCGATGCAGAGGCCGTGCGCTGGGTCAACGAACTCATTGTCTGGCTACACCACGACCTCGTCATCCTGAACGAGCTCCTAGCCGTCTGGGTGGCCTCTCTCAACGACTTTACCGCCAGCTCCACTGACGAG CACGGCGTCGGCGTCGAATTCGTCCGCGTTCTTCCGGAAACGAATCCGCCAGTCTTGTCGAATATCTTTTGCGAATGCGACTCGAAAAACGATGTG ACTATCACATGCGACTGCGAAGCCACTCCGGCTTTGCAATTGAAAGCATTTCGGCAACGAGGCGACAAGGTGGAGGTCAATCACTATCGGGTCAACGTCAATCGCTTCCGCGCTCGTCTCAATGTCGTTTGCATCACCGAGAAGCTGCTGGTGGATTTGAAATGCGACGGCTGGCCAGAG GTAAAGATTTCTCTGGCCGCGGTGGGCACAATAAAGAAAGACCTGGACGAGAGCCAATTGCAAGAAGTGGTGACGGAAATTGTGGTGGGTGCTTTGCGAGGCACCAACGTTCACCTCAATCTTTCCCAATATCCTACCTGTCCCCGATTATGGAGGGAGCCGCCTCCTCAGCCAGGATTCTCGTATCCTACGCATTACGACAATGTG AACGTCTCGAATTCGATGATACACCAATCTTCACATCCACGTCTTCAGGGACACACCGCGCCGTCGCCGGCACCAATGCAATATCTGCCTGGTGAGAGGCGGCTGCTCGTGAAGGTCGTAAGGGCTACCGATCTCGGCGGTCAGCGCGGAGCTTTCGAGCCCTACTGCGTGGTTGAATTGGATGAACCGCCGCAAAAAAATCAGACTTCCATAAAGAAAGATACTAAAAATCCACTGTGGGACGAGGCCTTCTTATT CGATATAAGTCACAACACAACCGAGGTGTTATTGGAAGTGTTTGACCGTGTGAATAGAAGCCAAAGATTTTTGGGACTTGGAATCGTGGGCGTCGAAGAACTGCTCGCGAATCCAAGCCAGCGGCAGATCATACCTCTTCAAGCGCGACCGTACGAGGAAGATGATATTACGGGTACCCTGACAGTGGAg TTTCTATTCATCGAGGGTGCGGAGGTGCCACAAATCGGGACCAAGCCTTATAAAGTCAAGGAAGCGATAAAGCCGGTCTCGCCGACTCGTTCCTACAGCCAGCAGAATGTCATCAGCAGCAATAGTCTGAATTACAACAATG ACTACTTAACAAACGGCAACGTCGTGGATTCACCGTACAAAAGTGGGCAAACGAACGGTAACAAGGGAACCTTGATTGTACACAGTCAGCAGAGG CACGGAACGAAAGATGTCAGCGCTACCTCGGGACCAGAGAGCACGCCTAATTCCTCTAATTCAGAAG AAAGAGGAAGGACTCGGAGGAAACGACGCGATTTCTTCGGTACTATAAAGAAGCGATTAAGTCGATCCAAGACGAGAAGTAGATCGGTAGGTCCCGAAGGAGAGATCAATCATGAGGATGCTCATTCGAGATCCATATCCGCCGATAGAGCTCGCGATCCCGGATCCG AGCATTTGTCGGTGCCAGAGCAATCGAGACGATCGAGTCTAAGTGAAGCCTCGGGTATAAGCGGAACATCCACGAGAACTTATGTCAATGAAGCCTCCACGCTCGTTCTGGAGACTTTGGAGAACGgtataaaaaa aCACTACCTCGTACCTCTTTCTCTCGCACAAAAGAGCAAATGGAGAAAAAAGGGCACAAAGTTGcacatatttaatgatcacACATTTATCGCCAAACACATGCCTGG AGGAACAGTCTGTGAGGTATGCAAGAGAACTCTCGCGCGAAGACTCGGCAAACAAGGCTACGAGTGCAGAGACTGTCAGATGAAGTGTCATAAGCATTGTCACGTGAAAGTCGAGAGAACGTGCCCCACGTCCACTATTCAAAGTATCGAGCT gacGTGCATCAAGGCGCCGCCACTCGAACGAAAGCCCTCTATGCTCCTCTGCTCGCGATAA